One genomic window of Etheostoma spectabile isolate EspeVRDwgs_2016 chromosome 5, UIUC_Espe_1.0, whole genome shotgun sequence includes the following:
- the dnajb11 gene encoding dnaJ homolog subfamily B member 11 gives MAAKGMNLCSVCCLLLYVITAVLAGRDFYQILGVSKSASIRDIKKAYRKLALQLHPDRNPDDPKAQDKFADLGAAYEVLSDEEKRKQYDTYGEDGLKEGHHGSHNDIFSSFFGDFGFMFGGNRQQQDRNIPRGNDITLDLEVTLEEVYSGNFVEVVRVKPVAKEAPGKRKCNCRQEMRTTQLGPGRFQMTQEMVCDECPNVKLVNEERTLEVEIEQGVRDEMEYPFIGEGEPHIDGEPGDLRFRIKVLKHPVFERRGDDLYTNVTISLVEALIGFEMDIAHLDGHKVHVVRDKITKPGARMWKKGEGLPNFDNINIRGSLIITFDVEFPQTQLDEQQKEGIQSVLKQSSVQKIYNGLQGY, from the exons GCGAGATTTCTACCAGATCTTGGGAGTGAGTAAGAGCGCCTCTATCAGGGACATAAAGAAGGCCTACAGAAAGCTGGCTCTCCAGTTACACCCCGACAGAAACCCAGACGACCCGAAAGCTCAGGACAAATTTGCAGACTTGGGAGCAGCTTATGAG GTACTCTCAGATGAGGAGAAAAGGAAACAGTACGACACATACGGAGAAGATGGACTCAAAGAGGGTCACCACGGCTCACACAACGATATCTTCTCCAG CTTCTTTGGTGACTTCGGCTTCATGTTTGGAGGAAACCGACAGCAACAGGACAGGAACATCCCCagaggaaatgacatcacactGGACCTGGAGGTCACGCTTGAAGAGGTTTACTCTGGCAACTTTGTGGAG GTGGTTCGTGTGAAGCCTGTAGCCAAAGAAGCCCCCGGCAAGAGGAAGTGTAACTGCAGACAGGAGATGAGGACGACGCAGCTCGGACCTGGCCGCTTCCAGATGACTCAGGAGATGGTGTGTGACGAGTGTCCCAATGTTAA GCTGGTAAATGAAGAGAGAACCCTGGAGGTAGAAATTGAACAAGGAGTGAGAGATGAAATGGAGTACCCCTTCATTGGAGAAG GGGAACCTCACATCGACGGGGAACCGGGAGATCTACGGTTCCGCATCAAAGTGTTGAA ACATCCCGTGTTTGAACGCAGAGGGGACGACCTGTACACCAACGTCACCATCTCCCTGGTGGAGGCTCTGATCGGATTTGAGATGGACATCGCACATCTGGACGGACACAAG GTCCATGTAGTGAGAGATAAGATCACCAAGCCTGGTGCTCGGATGTGGAAGAAAGGAGAAGGTCTGCCAAACTTTGACAACATCAACATCCGAGGTTCCCTCATCATCACCTTCGATGTGGAGTTTCCTCAGACGCAGCTCGACGAACAGCAGAAAGAGG GTATTCAGAGTGTGCTGAAGCAGAGCTCTGTACAGAAGATTTATAATGGACTACAAGGATACTAA